In a single window of the Roseiconus lacunae genome:
- a CDS encoding MerC domain-containing protein: MSGELLVINPGEQTSGGQNLAGESASTGLASWGDWAGMVASIGCAIHCAAMPFVIAYLPALGLSFLADEAFHQWMAVACFAIALTAFVPGLRKHGRLTPVLIGSVGLVMISVAAFGFAGDCCAACESGATSAVTEPSGAIAGDTAAEACTEACCAHCAADKGAVTDSDSAVNSDVAKTDYAGIGGIGLPVDSAWVGRIAPWLTPLGGIILVVAHLLNRRYGCLCGCCPTPSESAPAESV, encoded by the coding sequence ATGAGTGGTGAGCTGTTGGTGATCAACCCGGGTGAGCAGACGTCCGGCGGACAGAACTTGGCGGGAGAATCGGCCTCGACGGGGCTCGCTTCATGGGGCGATTGGGCCGGAATGGTCGCATCGATCGGGTGCGCCATCCATTGTGCCGCCATGCCATTTGTGATCGCGTACCTGCCCGCTTTGGGGCTTAGTTTTTTGGCTGACGAGGCGTTTCACCAGTGGATGGCCGTCGCCTGCTTTGCGATCGCTCTGACCGCCTTTGTTCCCGGACTGCGGAAACACGGGCGACTGACGCCAGTGCTGATCGGCAGCGTCGGATTGGTGATGATTTCAGTCGCCGCATTCGGTTTTGCCGGTGACTGTTGCGCGGCCTGTGAAAGCGGTGCCACCTCCGCCGTGACGGAGCCTTCCGGGGCAATTGCCGGCGATACCGCGGCGGAGGCTTGCACGGAAGCTTGCTGTGCCCACTGCGCCGCGGACAAGGGTGCGGTGACCGATTCGGACTCGGCGGTAAACTCGGACGTCGCGAAAACGGACTATGCTGGGATTGGCGGTATCGGCCTACCGGTTGACTCAGCTTGGGTCGGCCGTATCGCCCCATGGCTGACGCCGCTTGGCGGAATCATCCTGGTCGTGGCGCACCTTTTGAATCGACGTTACGGATGCCTGTGCGGTTGTTGCCCAACACCTTCCGAAAGTGCCCCAGCCGAAAGTGTCTGA
- a CDS encoding putative sugar nucleotidyl transferase, with product MKLICFEDQIVSQLQPITYARPAYAITCASYQLLDWLRLLPGDLSVAVRNYLATLESLDAGLASPSDAAVEGQDVLLVNARLVPRVETLRHLKTIATSEASGVIRCASTGAILVARLGKSETTDLNSNQTEVSGAAKPEVASPFKKSVGQSTDELQKLSGGETVKKLIAKADQIDHAPWQIDADDLPAFQWPHEVVAWHMKEMPDAMTYRLEHGNYTETKEGVFVAEGVSIGDYAVINTDDGPILFDEGVSVGPFCFLAGPVYAGKKTRVIEHAALKDGVALGHTVKIGGEVEASVIEPYTNKQHHGFLGHSYLGSWINLGAGTCNSDLKNTYGKINIEYGGEKVATGMQFLGCIMGDYSKTAINTSIFTGKVIGVCSMLYGFATSNVPSFVNYARLFGQQSLLPAEVMINTQQRMFARRKVEQRECDIQLIQDMYRLSAAERDGGDPYSF from the coding sequence ATGAAATTGATCTGCTTTGAGGACCAAATTGTTAGTCAATTGCAGCCGATCACGTACGCTCGTCCGGCTTACGCGATCACTTGTGCGAGTTATCAATTGCTCGATTGGCTCCGCCTACTACCGGGTGATTTGTCTGTCGCCGTACGAAATTATCTGGCGACGCTCGAGTCGCTTGACGCTGGACTGGCTTCGCCATCGGACGCGGCGGTGGAAGGCCAAGACGTCTTGCTAGTCAATGCCCGATTGGTTCCCCGCGTCGAAACGCTGCGTCATCTGAAAACGATCGCAACTTCGGAAGCCAGCGGAGTGATTCGCTGTGCTTCGACGGGAGCAATTTTAGTTGCCCGTTTGGGTAAGTCCGAAACGACTGACTTGAACAGCAATCAAACCGAAGTCTCCGGTGCGGCTAAGCCCGAAGTTGCTTCGCCATTTAAAAAGTCAGTCGGCCAATCGACCGATGAGCTGCAAAAGTTAAGTGGCGGCGAGACGGTTAAGAAACTGATCGCCAAAGCTGATCAGATCGATCACGCTCCATGGCAAATCGATGCTGATGATTTACCCGCGTTTCAGTGGCCTCACGAAGTCGTCGCTTGGCATATGAAAGAAATGCCCGATGCGATGACGTATCGATTGGAACACGGCAACTACACCGAAACCAAAGAAGGTGTCTTTGTCGCCGAAGGTGTTTCGATTGGTGACTACGCGGTGATCAATACCGATGACGGGCCGATCTTATTTGACGAGGGCGTCAGCGTCGGACCGTTTTGCTTTCTCGCCGGACCCGTCTATGCGGGAAAGAAAACACGTGTGATTGAACATGCGGCACTTAAGGACGGCGTGGCTTTGGGGCACACCGTCAAGATCGGTGGCGAGGTCGAAGCGTCGGTGATCGAGCCTTACACCAACAAACAGCATCACGGATTCCTTGGTCATAGCTACTTGGGAAGCTGGATCAACCTCGGCGCCGGAACATGTAACAGCGACTTGAAAAACACCTATGGAAAGATCAACATCGAGTACGGCGGCGAGAAGGTCGCCACGGGAATGCAGTTTCTCGGATGCATCATGGGTGACTACAGCAAGACGGCAATCAATACCAGTATCTTCACCGGCAAAGTGATCGGTGTCTGTAGCATGTTGTACGGCTTTGCGACATCAAATGTCCCCAGCTTTGTCAACTACGCCCGCCTGTTTGGACAACAATCGTTATTGCCGGCCGAAGTGATGATCAATACCCAGCAACGCATGTTCGCACGTCGTAAAGTCGAACAACGCGAGTGTGACATCCAATTGATTCAGGACATGTACCGACTCTCGGCGGCCGAACGTGATGGCGGTGACCCTTACAGTTTCTAA
- a CDS encoding RNA polymerase sigma factor, with the protein MTATPLSEDSFRHEHARLVAILTCDLGIRHLADVEDAVQAAMLSAVERWSLRGTPENPSAWLYRVARNHLLGNLRKTSRRRQVLQNDYAKTIDSNRSNGSADDDEQTRCLLRMLFLCCDEVVPEESRLAFTLKTLCGFSVKEIAVRLFTNDENIYKRISRAKASLSQTRLVDAELSTENFMNRMPSVQRVLYLMFTEGYLSIDAESSIRSELCNEAIRLALVLASHRDGEHPETSALIALMLLNTARLNGRQDHAGGLLLLEEQDRTKWDQELIAQGMHWLKKSSTGEHFSRYHCEAGIAAAHCLSPSFTETRWDDIVKNYSVLASFVDVPVHRLNHALAIAENDGPAVGLEFLKLYQPPSWLAGSYMWSAVSADLYFRCGQQQMAIEFYETAIATAPTAAIGKLIQRRFDYTCLLTRVRTPPSD; encoded by the coding sequence ATGACAGCGACACCGCTCAGCGAAGATTCGTTTAGGCACGAACACGCAAGACTCGTCGCGATCCTCACTTGCGACCTTGGCATTCGGCATCTTGCCGATGTCGAGGACGCGGTTCAAGCTGCAATGCTATCAGCGGTGGAACGGTGGTCTCTGCGTGGAACTCCTGAGAACCCATCTGCCTGGCTTTATCGAGTCGCCCGGAATCACTTGCTTGGCAATTTACGGAAGACGAGTCGACGTCGACAAGTTCTGCAAAATGACTACGCGAAGACTATCGACAGCAATCGTTCCAATGGCAGCGCTGATGACGACGAACAAACCAGGTGTCTACTTCGCATGCTTTTCCTGTGTTGCGACGAGGTTGTGCCTGAGGAATCGCGTCTGGCTTTCACGCTCAAAACGCTCTGCGGATTCAGCGTGAAGGAGATCGCAGTCCGGTTATTTACCAATGACGAGAACATTTACAAACGGATCTCGCGAGCGAAAGCAAGTCTGAGTCAAACAAGGCTCGTCGACGCCGAATTGAGTACCGAAAACTTTATGAATCGAATGCCTTCGGTGCAGCGAGTTCTCTATTTGATGTTCACCGAAGGATACCTATCGATCGATGCTGAAAGTTCCATTCGGAGCGAGCTATGCAATGAGGCCATCCGACTCGCTTTGGTCCTTGCGAGTCACCGCGACGGCGAACACCCCGAGACGTCGGCTTTGATCGCTCTCATGCTGCTCAATACCGCTCGTCTGAATGGCCGTCAAGATCACGCGGGCGGACTACTGTTGCTAGAGGAACAGGACCGCACCAAGTGGGACCAAGAGTTGATTGCTCAGGGAATGCACTGGCTCAAAAAGTCATCCACCGGCGAACACTTCAGTCGATATCACTGCGAAGCCGGGATTGCAGCGGCCCACTGTTTATCTCCATCGTTCACGGAGACTCGATGGGATGATATCGTCAAGAACTACTCGGTACTGGCAAGCTTCGTTGACGTTCCAGTTCATCGTCTGAATCATGCCCTCGCGATTGCGGAGAATGACGGGCCTGCGGTGGGACTTGAGTTTTTGAAACTGTACCAGCCACCAAGTTGGCTAGCCGGATCGTACATGTGGTCGGCGGTATCCGCTGACTTGTATTTCAGATGCGGGCAGCAGCAGATGGCGATCGAGTTCTATGAAACCGCGATAGCAACCGCTCCGACGGCCGCAATTGGAAAGCTGATTCAGCGGAGGTTCGACTACACTTGTTTGCTCACGAGAGTTCGCACGCCGCCTTCTGACTGA
- the thiC gene encoding phosphomethylpyrimidine synthase ThiC codes for MNPPNLPTLNVLENTKQRDDFPGQFTDDVDNTEEIRAIENDPTLFPNSTRIYVEGEIHPGLKVPMREIRVSDTEHPNGEIEKNEPVRVYDCSGPWGDPEFDGDVTQGLPALRRQWILDRNDVEEYTGRDVKPEDNGYLSEAHSEKYNQLKKAKNRLKEYPGLKRAPLRAKNSQTPGSDWHPVTQKWYADQGIITPEMEYVAIRENLGRKEEFKAIADKYPNLRDLPPEASDRIRQLCTTPDGYEMPRPSEVDPALQVPRNRIDHQHPGQSWGAMTPAFITAEYVRSEVARGRAIIPANINHPENEPMIIGRNFLVKINANIGNSAVTSTIDEEVEKMRWATKWGADTVMDLSTGKNIHATREWIIRNSPVPIGTVPIYQALEKTGGQVEALTWELFRDTLIEQAEQGVDYFTIHAGVLKAFIPHTAKRMTGIVSRGGSIMAKWCIHHEKENFLYEHWDEICDICAAYDVSFSIGDGLRPGSIADANDYAQLAELEVQGELTKRAWAKGCQVMNEGPGHVPMHLIQENMQKQIEWCHEAPFYTLGPLTTDIAPGYDHFTSGIGAAQIGWYGCAMLCYVTPKEHLGLPDRNDVREGVVTYKIAAHAADLAKGHPAAQIRDNALSKARFEFRWRDQFALGLDPARAIEYHDETLPAEGAKTAHFCSMCGPTFCSMKITGDVRKYAEEKGFGTPDVTKQDSV; via the coding sequence ATGAATCCTCCGAACTTGCCGACGTTGAATGTGCTGGAGAATACCAAGCAGCGTGACGATTTCCCGGGGCAGTTCACCGACGACGTGGACAATACGGAGGAGATTCGAGCGATCGAAAACGATCCGACGCTATTCCCAAATTCGACGCGGATTTATGTCGAAGGCGAGATCCACCCGGGGCTGAAAGTGCCGATGCGGGAGATCCGCGTCTCGGACACCGAACATCCCAATGGCGAAATCGAAAAGAACGAACCGGTGCGCGTTTACGACTGCTCCGGTCCCTGGGGCGATCCCGAGTTTGACGGCGACGTCACCCAGGGACTTCCGGCTTTGCGTCGGCAATGGATTTTGGATCGCAATGATGTCGAGGAGTACACGGGCCGCGACGTCAAACCAGAAGACAACGGTTATCTCTCCGAAGCTCATTCTGAAAAATACAACCAACTGAAGAAGGCAAAGAACCGACTCAAGGAATACCCCGGGTTGAAGCGAGCCCCGTTGCGTGCCAAGAACAGCCAAACGCCGGGGAGTGATTGGCATCCGGTCACGCAGAAGTGGTATGCCGATCAAGGGATCATCACGCCTGAGATGGAATATGTCGCCATCCGTGAAAACCTTGGGCGTAAGGAAGAGTTCAAAGCGATCGCCGACAAATATCCCAATCTGCGAGACCTTCCCCCGGAAGCATCCGATCGAATTCGCCAACTGTGCACCACACCGGATGGTTACGAGATGCCTCGCCCTTCCGAGGTCGATCCCGCCTTGCAAGTGCCCCGCAATCGGATCGATCATCAACATCCGGGACAATCCTGGGGAGCGATGACGCCCGCCTTCATCACGGCTGAGTATGTGCGTTCAGAGGTCGCCCGAGGTCGCGCGATCATTCCGGCGAACATCAATCACCCAGAGAACGAGCCGATGATTATCGGCAGAAACTTCTTGGTGAAGATCAATGCCAACATTGGTAACTCCGCGGTTACCTCGACCATCGACGAAGAAGTCGAAAAGATGCGTTGGGCGACCAAGTGGGGCGCGGACACTGTCATGGATCTCTCGACCGGAAAGAACATTCATGCGACCCGCGAGTGGATCATTCGCAATAGCCCTGTGCCTATCGGAACGGTCCCGATCTATCAGGCCCTGGAGAAAACGGGTGGACAAGTAGAAGCGCTCACTTGGGAGTTGTTCCGCGACACGTTGATCGAGCAAGCGGAACAAGGCGTCGACTACTTCACGATCCATGCCGGAGTCTTGAAGGCCTTCATTCCCCACACCGCCAAACGGATGACCGGGATCGTTTCCCGAGGAGGTTCGATCATGGCGAAGTGGTGCATTCACCATGAGAAAGAGAATTTCCTCTACGAGCATTGGGACGAAATCTGCGACATCTGTGCCGCCTACGATGTGAGTTTTTCGATCGGCGACGGATTGCGTCCCGGTTCGATCGCCGATGCCAATGACTACGCTCAGTTGGCCGAGTTGGAAGTACAAGGCGAGCTGACCAAGCGAGCGTGGGCCAAGGGATGCCAGGTGATGAACGAAGGGCCGGGACACGTCCCGATGCACCTGATCCAAGAAAATATGCAGAAGCAGATCGAATGGTGCCATGAAGCTCCGTTCTATACGCTCGGTCCACTGACAACGGACATCGCGCCGGGCTACGATCACTTTACCTCAGGAATCGGAGCGGCGCAAATCGGTTGGTACGGTTGTGCGATGCTTTGCTATGTTACCCCCAAGGAGCACTTGGGGTTGCCCGATCGAAACGACGTTCGGGAAGGCGTCGTGACATACAAGATCGCGGCGCATGCGGCCGACCTCGCGAAAGGACACCCGGCCGCTCAAATCCGTGACAACGCACTCTCGAAGGCTCGTTTTGAGTTCCGTTGGCGCGATCAGTTTGCACTCGGGCTCGATCCCGCCCGCGCCATTGAGTATCACGATGAAACGTTGCCCGCCGAAGGTGCAAAGACGGCACATTTCTGCTCCATGTGCGGACCGACGTTTTGTTCGATGAAGATCACCGGCGACGTTCGCAAGTATGCCGAAGAAAAGGGCTTCGGAACGCCAGATGTGACCAAGCAGGACTCAGTGTAA
- a CDS encoding SGNH/GDSL hydrolase family protein, with translation MNLMKLAFSFALIASGILGCTAQKAMAEEFPAVADFGDPARLGQGVQRTMTLLQSSNPTERHTVRILLYGQSITAGQWGVRLEKHLRETYPHANLIYDRKPLSGYSTERLVKTAEADLYPAYADLVIFHDYGNDEDYETMIRTLREQTTSEILIQGDHFRRSEQVIDETDQSVIETQRQRWAARRNLEFLPAMARKYGGGFDDRRIPWRSYLKEHQLDSGDLVKDDVHPNEHGTYLMTELVKAYLVPRSDTKVDPMNCGFVTTIPIEAIESTTNETLEFEFDGNRIDAVFDQNAKGRCEVWIDGHRPLEDPNMYLHGRNRVKWRGTPIPPGPWPPALKVGFEQPLVEESWKLIAKQDPEKPSSYTFEVIGSVTGADGRGRTDQRFVSDSGRVVIEADDWDVEFAIVALRRLETLPSEFQLDWTVVTQATNTAITPDSEPGVEPVVTFAQRLEDRPHTLRIKGDVSTIRALRVYKPSAFPR, from the coding sequence ATGAACCTGATGAAACTCGCTTTCAGCTTCGCATTGATCGCCAGCGGAATTCTTGGCTGCACCGCTCAAAAGGCGATGGCTGAAGAGTTCCCCGCGGTGGCTGACTTTGGTGATCCTGCTCGATTGGGACAAGGTGTTCAGCGCACGATGACTTTATTGCAGTCGAGCAACCCAACGGAACGCCATACAGTTCGAATACTGTTGTACGGTCAATCGATCACTGCGGGTCAATGGGGTGTGAGGCTTGAGAAACATCTGCGTGAAACCTACCCTCACGCTAATTTAATTTATGACCGCAAGCCACTGTCCGGCTACTCGACGGAACGGTTGGTCAAAACCGCCGAAGCAGACTTGTACCCGGCATACGCGGATCTGGTGATCTTCCATGATTATGGTAACGACGAAGATTACGAAACAATGATTCGTACGTTGCGGGAACAAACGACGTCCGAAATCTTGATCCAAGGCGATCACTTTCGTCGGTCGGAACAGGTGATCGATGAAACAGATCAGTCTGTAATCGAAACACAACGTCAACGTTGGGCGGCTCGACGCAATTTGGAATTCCTGCCCGCGATGGCGAGGAAGTACGGCGGCGGCTTTGATGACCGACGAATCCCTTGGCGGTCGTACTTAAAGGAGCATCAACTCGACTCCGGTGACTTAGTCAAAGACGATGTGCACCCGAACGAACACGGTACCTACCTGATGACCGAGCTGGTCAAGGCGTATCTAGTTCCACGGTCTGATACAAAGGTCGATCCGATGAACTGTGGCTTCGTCACCACCATCCCAATCGAAGCGATCGAGTCGACTACGAATGAAACGCTGGAGTTCGAATTTGACGGAAACCGGATTGATGCCGTCTTTGATCAGAATGCCAAAGGGCGGTGTGAAGTGTGGATCGATGGACATCGACCACTGGAGGATCCGAACATGTATCTCCATGGCCGGAATCGTGTGAAGTGGCGCGGCACGCCGATTCCACCCGGTCCTTGGCCGCCGGCGTTGAAAGTCGGCTTCGAACAGCCGCTTGTCGAAGAATCATGGAAGTTAATCGCCAAGCAAGATCCCGAAAAACCGTCGTCTTACACGTTCGAGGTCATCGGATCGGTGACCGGAGCGGACGGACGCGGCCGAACCGATCAGCGGTTTGTCTCCGATTCAGGTCGTGTGGTGATCGAAGCCGATGATTGGGACGTCGAGTTTGCAATCGTTGCCTTGCGACGGCTCGAAACATTGCCAAGTGAATTTCAACTCGATTGGACGGTGGTCACGCAAGCGACTAATACCGCCATCACGCCCGATTCTGAACCAGGGGTTGAGCCTGTGGTCACGTTCGCACAACGACTTGAAGACCGACCTCACACGCTGCGAATCAAAGGCGATGTCAGCACGATCCGAGCGCTCCGTGTTTACAAGCCATCGGCGTTCCCACGGTAG
- the lpxB gene encoding lipid-A-disaccharide synthase: MSKTIFFSVGEPSGDEHAAHLIEALRREVPGVQARGFGGREMKRAGCAIDLDLTEHAVVGILEVLPKLRQFFRFVDQAEAIFAAGKVDAVVLVDFPGFNWHIAKRAKKYGIPVYYYCPPQLWAWASWRIRKMKATVDHVLAVLPIEQSFFSAHQIPTTFVGHPFFDAVDQTALNQTNVDSIRRVSGEHQTTVAVLPGSRTSEVTKNWPVMLEAIAILSRQHPGTRFAVAAYRDKHLAFCQSTYQQYVDREGNDLPLDFYQGATSEIVDQSRCAMMVSGSVSLELMARCKPAVVLYRVGRFLYAFGKCVVKVDSVTLPNLMPDPESNQRPFPEKISVGNPIPARDFLVDQIGALLSDDALLNQRRQQLARLNRLYAQTGASERAAKKIAELLSGVSKIGHLPDREKAA; this comes from the coding sequence ATGAGCAAAACGATATTCTTTTCGGTCGGCGAACCCAGCGGTGACGAACACGCGGCGCACTTGATCGAGGCCTTGCGGCGCGAGGTTCCCGGCGTGCAGGCCCGCGGATTCGGCGGCCGTGAAATGAAGCGAGCCGGCTGCGCGATCGACCTTGATCTCACCGAACATGCCGTCGTCGGTATCCTGGAAGTGCTCCCCAAGTTGCGGCAATTCTTTCGTTTCGTCGACCAAGCCGAAGCGATTTTTGCCGCCGGGAAAGTCGACGCGGTCGTGCTGGTCGACTTTCCCGGATTCAATTGGCACATCGCCAAGCGAGCTAAGAAATACGGCATCCCAGTTTACTATTACTGTCCGCCGCAATTGTGGGCTTGGGCGTCGTGGCGGATTCGCAAGATGAAAGCGACCGTTGATCACGTGTTAGCCGTCTTGCCGATCGAGCAATCGTTTTTCTCTGCGCATCAGATCCCAACGACGTTCGTGGGGCACCCATTCTTCGATGCGGTCGACCAAACGGCATTGAATCAAACCAACGTCGATTCCATTCGGCGAGTATCGGGTGAGCATCAGACGACGGTCGCGGTGCTACCGGGATCGAGGACTTCCGAGGTGACCAAGAACTGGCCCGTGATGCTCGAAGCGATCGCAATCCTCAGCCGTCAACATCCCGGTACCCGGTTTGCCGTCGCCGCGTATCGTGACAAGCACTTAGCATTCTGCCAGTCGACCTATCAACAATATGTCGATCGCGAAGGCAACGATCTGCCCCTCGATTTCTATCAGGGTGCGACCAGCGAAATTGTCGATCAATCACGGTGTGCGATGATGGTCAGCGGTTCGGTCAGTTTGGAATTGATGGCCCGATGTAAGCCAGCAGTGGTACTCTACCGGGTGGGTCGGTTTTTGTACGCATTTGGAAAGTGCGTCGTGAAAGTTGACAGCGTCACACTCCCGAATCTGATGCCCGATCCGGAGAGCAATCAGCGGCCGTTTCCCGAGAAGATCAGTGTCGGCAATCCAATCCCCGCACGCGATTTCTTGGTCGATCAAATCGGCGCGTTACTCTCAGACGATGCGTTGCTGAATCAACGTCGGCAGCAACTCGCTCGGCTGAATCGTTTGTACGCCCAAACGGGGGCAAGCGAGCGGGCGGCGAAAAAAATCGCGGAGCTACTTTCTGGCGTATCGAAAATCGGCCATCTTCCCGATCGCGAAAAGGCCGCTTGA
- a CDS encoding YciI family protein, translating to MTKKRFLCIQRSAPTGESQASPSPSQMEQMYAAFNQWREKFEKNIVDMGGKLGTGAVVTAEGKTDGPFVEVKEIAGGFMIVEADSLAEALQVAQESPGTMMPGSSVEVREIHQG from the coding sequence ATGACCAAGAAACGTTTTCTGTGCATTCAACGAAGTGCCCCGACCGGCGAATCCCAGGCCAGCCCATCACCTTCTCAAATGGAGCAGATGTACGCAGCCTTCAACCAATGGAGAGAAAAGTTCGAAAAGAACATTGTCGACATGGGAGGCAAGCTCGGGACGGGAGCTGTCGTCACGGCGGAAGGCAAAACCGATGGCCCGTTCGTCGAAGTCAAAGAGATCGCGGGTGGCTTCATGATCGTTGAAGCTGACTCGCTCGCCGAAGCATTACAGGTTGCCCAGGAAAGTCCCGGAACCATGATGCCTGGTTCCAGCGTGGAGGTTCGAGAGATCCATCAAGGATGA
- the folE2 gene encoding GTP cyclohydrolase FolE2, with translation MSELKTATVLPDVQSFDDGRQIPINQVGISKVPYPIQFTSCRTAGEPAQSTMGTFDMFVSLPSTVKGTHMSRFVQLLRDFRQPLDYRRTIDLCGELRQRLKAEEASITVRFPFFVKRTAPVTSEPGLLRLDIELSVLVNDQEDLVVRVAGPATSLCPCSKEIAAYGAHNQRCQLSASVRFRDLSDCLSIDELFVTMEQAASASVYPTVKRIDEKYITERAYENPKFVEDTVRDLALRFRSERRISWFCCSTENFESIHQHNAFARIEMDNDDHISVSNPRS, from the coding sequence GTGTCTGAGTTGAAAACCGCGACCGTTCTGCCGGACGTTCAATCCTTTGACGACGGCAGGCAAATCCCGATCAATCAGGTTGGGATTTCGAAGGTGCCATACCCGATCCAATTCACATCTTGCCGGACGGCCGGAGAGCCCGCACAGAGCACGATGGGAACGTTCGACATGTTCGTTTCCTTGCCGTCGACGGTGAAGGGAACGCACATGTCACGCTTCGTGCAACTTCTTCGTGACTTTCGACAACCGCTGGACTATCGCCGGACGATCGACCTTTGCGGCGAACTCCGTCAACGGCTCAAAGCGGAGGAAGCATCGATCACGGTCCGCTTTCCGTTTTTTGTCAAGCGTACGGCGCCGGTGACCAGTGAGCCTGGGCTTCTCCGTCTCGATATCGAACTCTCAGTGCTAGTCAACGACCAAGAAGACCTCGTCGTCCGGGTCGCCGGACCGGCAACCAGCCTGTGTCCGTGCTCGAAGGAAATTGCAGCGTACGGCGCCCACAACCAACGCTGCCAGCTCTCGGCGAGCGTCCGATTTCGCGATCTATCGGATTGCTTATCGATCGACGAACTCTTTGTAACGATGGAGCAAGCGGCATCGGCAAGCGTCTATCCGACCGTCAAGCGAATCGACGAGAAATACATCACCGAACGAGCCTACGAGAACCCGAAGTTTGTCGAAGATACCGTTCGCGATCTGGCACTTCGTTTTCGATCGGAACGACGAATCTCGTGGTTTTGCTGTTCAACCGAGAACTTTGAATCGATTCACCAGCACAATGCCTTCGCGCGAATCGAGATGGACAACGATGACCACATCAGCGTCTCAAACCCCAGATCGTAG
- a CDS encoding class I SAM-dependent methyltransferase, protein MAPDWNERFSDSEYAYGTEANTFLADNVTMLVDPVLSIAEGEGRNAVYLATQGFRVHAVDGSEVGLEKAARLAADQNVTITSEVVDLNDYQTRPDSWGSIVSIYAHLPRPLRIKLYPMLVQALKPGGILIFEAYSESQRGRGTGGPNDLELLMTCRKIEEEWKGLETILLHEIEREVHEGKFHTGMASVVQYIARKPEQN, encoded by the coding sequence ATGGCACCCGATTGGAACGAGCGATTTTCAGATAGCGAGTACGCGTATGGAACCGAGGCGAATACGTTTCTGGCAGACAACGTGACGATGCTTGTCGATCCTGTCCTTTCAATCGCCGAAGGCGAAGGACGCAACGCTGTTTATCTTGCCACACAGGGATTCCGAGTGCATGCGGTTGATGGTTCCGAGGTTGGACTTGAGAAAGCTGCCCGGCTTGCCGCCGACCAAAACGTCACCATTACGAGCGAAGTTGTGGACTTGAATGACTATCAAACTCGCCCCGACAGTTGGGGAAGCATCGTATCGATCTATGCTCATTTACCTCGCCCTCTCCGCATCAAGCTGTATCCGATGTTAGTCCAGGCGTTGAAGCCGGGCGGCATATTAATCTTTGAGGCATACTCAGAAAGTCAACGTGGCCGAGGCACCGGTGGTCCGAACGACTTAGAACTCTTGATGACGTGCCGAAAGATCGAGGAAGAATGGAAAGGGCTGGAGACGATCCTGTTACACGAAATTGAACGCGAGGTCCATGAAGGGAAATTTCACACCGGGATGGCATCGGTGGTTCAGTACATCGCGAGAAAACCGGAGCAGAATTAA